One window of the Anomaloglossus baeobatrachus isolate aAnoBae1 chromosome 12, aAnoBae1.hap1, whole genome shotgun sequence genome contains the following:
- the LOC142257847 gene encoding ETS translocation variant 3-like protein — MDRMHCGCVSNSYWIPGLAFPDWAYKAESSPGSRQIQLWHFILELLQKEEFRHVIAWQQGEYGEFVIKDPDEVARLWGRRKCKPQMNYDKLSRALRYYYNKRILHKTKGKRFTYKFNFSKLIFVNYPLWEPRCPPVLGGAALPSGVQREVIHNTLLAHKLLADQIACRRLLQTPVDHLGGSHKKTMAVSRHSVMPASCFPGTCCNFGSSGHLYIPAAPTQHGTELPLHPSRSLYSPTQVLPGTTEWQLCANRLIHQSQALHRGLHSRVPAGGLLNPYLGHSVPTIDHIHALTSPPDVKPDPESQLRALEKIQDVDDPAKICQSHDGTCKLYPPPGIEHMNLSRKTWLLKPA, encoded by the exons ATGGATAGGATGCACTGCGGATGTGTCTCAAATTCTTATTGGATACCAG GGTTGGCCTTCCCGGACTGGGCGTACAAGGCGGAGTCCAGCCCGGGCTCGCGGCAGATCCAGCTCTGGCACTTCATCCTGGAGCTGCTGCAGAAGGAGGAGTTCCGTCACGTCATCGCCTGGCAGCAGGGGGAGTACGGAGAGTTTGTCATCAAGGACCCCGATGAGGTGGCGCGGCTGTGGGGGCGGAGGAAGTGTAAGCCGCAGATGAACTACGACAAGCTGAGCCGGGCGCTCCG ATATTATTATAATAAGAGGATTCTGCACAAGACGAAGGGGAAGAGATTCACCTACAAGTTTAACTTCAGTAAGCTGATCTTTGTGAACTACCCCCTGTGGGAGCCGCGATGTCCTCCGGTGCTGGGCGGAGCTGCGCTGCCATCTGGTGTTCAGCGGGAG GTCATACATAACACCCTCCTCGCACACAAGCTCTTGGCTGACCAGATCGCCTGCCGCAGACTCCTCCAGACTCCAGTTGACCACCTCGGCGGCTCGCACAAGAAGACGATGGCTGTGAGCA GGCACAGCGTCATGCCAGCTTCATGCTTCCCGGGCACCTGCTGTAACTTTGGAAGTAGCGGGCACCTGTATATACCCGCCGCACCCACCCAGCATGGCACAGAGTTACCTCTCCACCCCAGCCGGTCGCTCTACTCGCCCACTCAAGTCCTACCCGGCACAACTGAGTGGCAGCTGTGTGCCAACCGCCTGATCCACCAAAGCCAAGCGCTCCACAGGGGCCTGCACAGCAGGGTGCCCGCAGGAGGCCTGCTCAACCCCTACCTGGGGCACAGTGTGCCCACCATAGACCACATCCATGCCCTGACATCTCCGCCTGACGTAAAGCCAGACCCCGAGAGCCAGCTCAGAGCGCTAGAGAAGATCCAAGATGTGGACGACCCCGCGAAGATCTGTCAGAGCCACGACGGGACTTGTAAGCTTTACCCTCCTCCTGGCATTGAGCACATGAACCTCAGCAGGAAGACCTGGCTGCTGAAACCAGCCTAA